In Rhodopirellula bahusiensis, a genomic segment contains:
- a CDS encoding glycoside hydrolase family 78 protein, whose protein sequence is MKTLLSLLFFAATTVAAASVSALEPQRLRCKYLENPTGIDITQPRLNWQVTSDQRGQSQAAYRLLVASSEKQLGSDIGDLWDSGKVESDQTLFVEYAGSRLPSREECDWKVQVWDCAGNATWSDVASWSIGLLNESDWSADRGKTSLGSLRD, encoded by the coding sequence TTGAAGACCCTCCTATCCCTTCTGTTTTTCGCGGCAACCACTGTCGCCGCCGCATCCGTTTCCGCTCTCGAGCCACAGCGACTGCGGTGCAAGTACCTCGAGAATCCGACCGGGATCGACATCACTCAGCCTCGGCTGAACTGGCAGGTCACGTCGGATCAACGGGGACAATCGCAGGCCGCGTATCGGTTGCTCGTCGCCTCTTCGGAAAAGCAGCTTGGATCCGACATCGGTGACCTTTGGGATTCCGGCAAGGTAGAATCCGATCAAACACTGTTCGTCGAGTATGCGGGCAGCCGACTTCCGAGTCGCGAAGAATGCGATTGGAAAGTCCAGGTCTGGGATTGCGCCGGCAACGCGACTTGGAGTGATGTCGCCTCATGGTCGATTGGGTTGCTCAACGAAAGTGATTGGTCGGCCGACCGTGGGAAAACTTCGCTTGGATCCCTTCGCGACTAA
- a CDS encoding SGNH/GDSL hydrolase family protein, translating into MQILVRALIVLTLVAFAKGVPCQAKDAATAPAEKVQPTEANPFADLKQQLKQTWPNNRLVRFVFHGHSVPAGYFRTPIVRRFDSYPVLFHQELCERYPTAVIDVCNTAIGGENSVSGSKRFADDVLSLKPDVIFIDYCLNDRRVGVDTAQDCWREMIKQAVTKDVMVVLLTPTPDSKENILDPNSPLAKHAESIRQLAGEFDLPLVDSYSEFRRLVGDGDDVTDYLSQSNHPNRAGHQVVADQILALFE; encoded by the coding sequence ATGCAGATTCTTGTTCGTGCGTTGATTGTCTTGACACTGGTTGCCTTCGCAAAAGGAGTTCCCTGCCAAGCCAAAGATGCAGCGACAGCACCGGCTGAGAAAGTCCAGCCCACGGAAGCCAACCCTTTCGCTGATCTGAAGCAACAGCTCAAACAAACCTGGCCGAACAACCGCTTGGTTCGATTTGTCTTTCACGGGCATTCCGTCCCCGCCGGGTATTTCCGCACGCCGATTGTTCGGCGTTTTGATTCGTACCCGGTGCTCTTTCACCAAGAACTTTGCGAGCGTTATCCAACCGCGGTGATCGATGTTTGCAACACCGCGATCGGCGGCGAGAACTCGGTCAGTGGGTCCAAGCGATTCGCGGACGATGTGTTGTCGTTGAAGCCCGATGTCATCTTCATCGACTACTGTTTGAATGATCGTCGCGTCGGCGTGGACACTGCTCAGGATTGCTGGCGAGAGATGATCAAGCAGGCGGTGACAAAAGACGTCATGGTTGTCTTGCTGACGCCGACTCCGGATTCCAAGGAAAACATCTTGGATCCCAACTCACCTCTCGCGAAACATGCTGAATCGATCCGGCAGTTGGCTGGTGAGTTTGACCTGCCGCTGGTGGATTCGTACTCGGAATTCCGACGTTTGGTAGGTGATGGCGATGATGTCACGGACTATCTCTCGCAGTCCAACCATCCCAACCGAGCCGGTCATCAAGTCGTGGCTGATCAGATTCTCGCGTTGTTCGAGTGA
- a CDS encoding sulfatase-like hydrolase/transferase gives MMMSHRAHWQSVLLAWTTAFFACMPSSATADDAGAEPPNIVLILADDLGFNQIGAYGDTPIQTPHLDRLSANGIRFTQAYSGNTVCSPSRVSLFTGRDGRLMDNNSNTVQLKDIDVTIAHVLKHAGYDTALFGKYSIGSQMGVTDPLAMGFDTWYGMYSILEGHRQYPTILWRDGKKIRIEENEGGKKGAYAQALFTNEAIQYIEQDHKNPFFVLLAYSSPHAELAAPAKFVERYKDAFPETRYGGMSNGTASDKYAWYYPEHVERPHATLAGMVTALDAYVGQIYQTLQSKGVADNTLILFTSDNGPHDEGGGDPTFFRASEPYKGMKRDLYDGGIHVPMIAHWPAAIQSPRVDDTPWAFADVLPTFADIAGVSFDVVPRIKTNGVSVLPRLRDAPRPLPDRTLYWEFGKQAGDPNSGVVGEVYQAARRGKWKAVRYDIEGPIELYDLDSDPGETVNLAADERDLREEFTALFEANKD, from the coding sequence ATGATGATGTCGCATCGAGCTCACTGGCAGTCGGTTTTGTTGGCATGGACAACGGCGTTTTTCGCATGCATGCCGTCGTCCGCCACGGCTGATGATGCTGGTGCCGAACCGCCGAACATTGTCTTGATTTTGGCGGATGACCTGGGCTTCAATCAAATCGGAGCGTATGGTGACACCCCGATTCAAACGCCTCATCTGGATCGACTCTCCGCCAACGGAATCCGGTTCACGCAGGCCTATTCAGGCAACACGGTTTGCTCGCCATCCCGCGTGTCTTTGTTCACCGGTCGCGATGGACGATTGATGGACAACAATTCCAACACGGTCCAACTGAAAGACATCGACGTCACGATTGCTCATGTGTTGAAGCACGCCGGTTACGACACGGCATTGTTTGGTAAGTATTCCATCGGTTCTCAGATGGGAGTGACGGATCCATTGGCGATGGGGTTTGATACCTGGTACGGCATGTACTCGATTTTGGAAGGGCACCGGCAATACCCAACCATTTTGTGGCGTGACGGCAAGAAGATTCGAATCGAGGAAAACGAGGGCGGAAAGAAGGGTGCGTACGCACAAGCTTTGTTCACCAACGAAGCGATCCAGTACATCGAACAAGATCACAAAAATCCGTTCTTCGTACTTTTGGCGTACTCGTCCCCTCACGCTGAACTGGCCGCGCCAGCCAAGTTTGTCGAACGCTACAAGGATGCGTTTCCCGAGACCCGCTATGGCGGCATGTCCAATGGGACCGCGTCAGACAAATACGCTTGGTATTACCCTGAGCATGTTGAACGCCCGCATGCGACTTTAGCCGGTATGGTGACGGCACTTGATGCATACGTTGGCCAGATCTACCAAACGTTGCAATCCAAAGGCGTCGCGGACAACACGTTGATCCTCTTCACTTCGGACAACGGACCGCACGATGAAGGTGGTGGTGACCCGACATTCTTTCGTGCTTCAGAACCCTACAAAGGGATGAAGCGTGACTTGTACGACGGCGGCATTCACGTTCCGATGATCGCCCACTGGCCCGCTGCCATCCAGTCTCCACGAGTGGACGATACGCCGTGGGCGTTCGCCGATGTGCTGCCAACCTTCGCTGACATCGCAGGAGTTTCCTTCGACGTTGTTCCGCGAATCAAGACGAACGGAGTGTCCGTGCTACCGCGTCTTCGCGACGCCCCACGACCGTTGCCCGATCGGACTCTGTACTGGGAATTTGGCAAGCAAGCCGGAGACCCGAATTCCGGAGTGGTCGGCGAAGTCTACCAAGCGGCCCGTCGCGGTAAATGGAAAGCCGTTCGGTACGACATCGAGGGGCCCATTGAGCTGTACGACTTGGATTCCGATCCCGGTGAAACAGTGAACTTGGCAGCCGATGAGCGAGACCTGCGAGAAGAATTCACAGCGTTGTTCGAAGCCAACAAAGACTAA